TGTTTGCCTCGTGAGACGGCGAAACTTAGTACGGGCGCAAGGCCTTGTGCCCCTACGTTCAATAAAGGTCCCACCCCTCCTCTCCCTGCGTGCGGGGAGGGAAAGGGAGGGGCTATGAAGAAAACAGATTAGCAGGAATAAACTTTCCGGTATTCGTGCAACCGGGGACGGGTACGGGTGACCGGCCGGTCACCCCTATCAAACGAGACGTTTAACTATCAAACGAGACGTTTAACCTACTAGATCTTATTTTTTGATTCTTATGGCAACTTTATATATTACAACGGAAGATTCTGTACTTCGCAAGGTAGATGAGCGTTTAAAGGTTACAAAGGAAAAGCAGACGCTCATTGATGTCCCAATGTTAAAGGTTTCTTCGGTGGTTTTACTGGGTCGTGTGGCAGTAACTGCTGCGACAGTGGAAGCCCTGTTGGAGCATGGGATTTCACTTTGTTATTTGAGTCGTGGGGGTCGGTATCGGGGTCACATTCAACCTCCCTTAAACAGGAATGTGATTTTACGTCGAGCCCAGTATCGAGCTGCTGATGACGAAGGAGTTATCAAACGCATTGCACGGGCGGTCGTAGCTGGTAAGCTAGCCAATATGCGGACGCTTTTAGTTCGCAGTCGTCGTTCGGAGGAAGACGAGTCAAGCAGTCGTTTTATAGCATTGGATAATGCCATAGAACGCATCAAACAAGCAGAGGAGGCCTTACCCTATGCACAGACGTTGGACGAGATACGTGGGCATGAGGGGGAAGCCAGTGCAGCTTATTTTAGTGTATTTGGAGTCCTAATTAAAGCGGAGGGGTTTCAATTTGAAAAGAGGATCAAGCATCCTCCCCGGGATCCTGTGAATGCTATGCTTTCATTTGGTTATACCCTGCTCACGTACGATCTTATTGCAGCAATTAACATTGTTGGTTTGGATCCTTACGTGGGGTTTCTCCATGCTGACCGTCATGGCAAACCCAGTTTAGCATTG
This sequence is a window from Candidatus Limnocylindrales bacterium. Protein-coding genes within it:
- the cas1d gene encoding type I-D CRISPR-associated endonuclease Cas1d, translated to MATLYITTEDSVLRKVDERLKVTKEKQTLIDVPMLKVSSVVLLGRVAVTAATVEALLEHGISLCYLSRGGRYRGHIQPPLNRNVILRRAQYRAADDEGVIKRIARAVVAGKLANMRTLLVRSRRSEEDESSSRFIALDNAIERIKQAEEALPYAQTLDEIRGHEGEASAAYFSVFGVLIKAEGFQFEKRIKHPPRDPVNAMLSFGYTLLTYDLIAAINIVGLDPYVGFLHADRHGKPSLALDLMEEFRPIVVDSVVLTLINKRMIGPAEFEQQLGGVILMEEGARKTFLKQYEERKMTEFRHPVFGYKVSYLRAFELQARILAKVLTGELQEYVPLLVK